The following are encoded together in the Pedobacter steynii genome:
- the rpsL gene encoding 30S ribosomal protein S12 has translation MPTIQQLVRKGRVALEFKSKSPALDSCPQRRGVCTRVYTTTPKKPNSAMRKVARVRLTNGKEVNAYIPGEGHNLQEHSIVLIRGGRVKDLPGVRYHIIRGALDTSGVAGRNQRRSKYGTKRPKPGQVAAAPTKGKKK, from the coding sequence ATGCCAACCATTCAACAATTAGTTAGAAAAGGTAGAGTAGCACTGGAGTTCAAGAGTAAGTCTCCGGCGTTGGACAGCTGTCCACAGCGAAGAGGTGTATGTACGCGTGTATATACCACTACCCCTAAAAAACCAAACTCAGCAATGCGTAAAGTTGCCCGTGTACGTTTAACCAATGGTAAAGAGGTGAATGCCTATATTCCAGGTGAAGGTCACAATTTACAGGAGCACTCCATTGTATTGATCCGTGGTGGTCGTGTTAAAGATTTGCCAGGTGTACGTTATCACATCATCCGTGGAGCATTAGATACTTCAGGAGTTGCTGGTCGTAACCAACGTCGTTCAAAATATGGTACTAAACGTCCTAAGCCAGGACAAGTAGCTGCGGCACCAACAAAAGGTAAAAAGAAATAA
- a CDS encoding mechanosensitive ion channel family protein — translation MNATDYNFDFINIGKKTHDLLIKWGVPDSIADYINLLALLLVLIITVYLLHYVLRRLLRITLIRITKRTKIDFFHHLLENRFSHFVALTTAVVLVKNSIPAVFYSFHSLIAPLNKLTEVYLVIIIIWLIISLIRSGADSLRKKSAFKSKPIESYMQVIRIILFFIGAVIIFSNLTGKSPVTFFTAMGAVSAVLLLMFKDTIMGFVASIQVSTNDTVRIGDWITMAKYGADGDVIEINLTTVKVQNFDRTITTIPTYSLISDSFQNWRGMSESGGRRIKRAIFIRQSTIRFLTYEEVEQFRRIQSLTSYIDHRQKDIDKHNERISADKSLLINGRNLTNAGLYRKYIDNYISNHTGLHKKMTMMVRQLAPTPNGLPLEIYAFTGTTKWVDYEYIMADIFDHLLASASYFDLQVHEMDILAQDK, via the coding sequence ATGAACGCAACAGATTACAATTTTGATTTCATTAACATCGGCAAGAAAACACATGACCTTCTTATAAAATGGGGAGTTCCTGATAGCATTGCCGACTACATCAACCTTCTCGCGCTGTTACTGGTACTTATAATTACCGTTTATCTGCTGCATTATGTTCTTAGACGCCTGTTAAGAATCACCTTAATCCGCATTACAAAACGTACAAAAATTGATTTCTTTCATCATTTACTGGAAAACCGTTTCTCTCATTTTGTAGCGCTGACCACCGCTGTTGTCCTGGTAAAAAATTCCATCCCCGCGGTGTTCTATTCTTTCCACAGCCTGATTGCCCCCTTAAACAAACTAACAGAGGTATATCTGGTCATTATCATTATTTGGCTGATCATCTCTTTGATCCGATCAGGGGCCGATTCTTTAAGAAAAAAATCTGCTTTCAAATCCAAGCCTATAGAAAGCTACATGCAAGTGATCAGGATCATCCTGTTTTTTATAGGTGCTGTGATCATCTTCTCTAACCTTACCGGAAAATCTCCCGTTACCTTCTTTACCGCAATGGGTGCAGTTTCCGCAGTATTATTATTGATGTTTAAAGATACCATTATGGGATTCGTTGCCAGCATACAAGTGAGCACTAATGATACTGTAAGAATCGGGGATTGGATTACAATGGCCAAATATGGTGCTGATGGTGATGTTATAGAAATTAATCTGACAACAGTTAAAGTACAGAATTTTGATAGGACCATCACCACCATCCCGACGTACTCCCTTATCTCCGATTCTTTTCAAAACTGGCGTGGAATGAGTGAGTCCGGAGGACGAAGGATAAAAAGGGCAATCTTCATCAGACAATCTACCATTCGTTTTCTAACTTATGAGGAAGTTGAACAATTCAGAAGAATCCAGTCGTTAACCTCCTACATTGATCACAGACAAAAGGACATCGATAAACATAACGAGCGCATTTCAGCGGATAAGAGCCTCCTGATCAATGGCAGAAATCTAACAAACGCCGGACTATACCGAAAGTATATCGACAACTACATTTCAAATCACACTGGACTACATAAAAAGATGACGATGATGGTCAGACAACTTGCACCTACTCCTAATGGATTGCCGCTGGAAATCTATGCCTTCACTGGTACTACTAAATGGGTGGATTATGAATATATCATGGCCGATATATTTGATCATCTTCTGGCTTCTGCAAGTTATTTTGATTTGCAGGTACATGAGATGGATATACTCGCTCAGGATAAATAA
- the rplC gene encoding 50S ribosomal protein L3 translates to MSGIIGKKVGMTSIFDADGKNIPCTVIEAGPCVVTQVKTAEKDGYVSVQLGFDEAKEKNTTQPLKGHFAKANTTPKRKLVEFEPFEESLNLGDTVTVNIFSEGDFVDVVGTSKGKGFQGVVKRHGFGGVGGQTHGQHNRMRAPGSLGAASYPARVFKGMRMAGRMGGDRVKIQNLQVLKVYADQNLVVVSGSIPGAKGSYVILDK, encoded by the coding sequence ATGTCAGGTATTATTGGAAAAAAAGTAGGAATGACCAGCATTTTCGACGCCGATGGAAAGAACATTCCATGTACGGTGATCGAAGCTGGGCCTTGTGTAGTAACACAGGTAAAGACCGCAGAGAAAGACGGTTACGTTTCAGTTCAGTTAGGTTTCGACGAAGCCAAAGAGAAGAACACTACCCAGCCTCTTAAAGGCCACTTTGCGAAAGCAAACACTACCCCAAAACGTAAATTGGTTGAATTTGAACCGTTCGAAGAATCGTTGAACTTAGGTGATACGGTAACGGTAAATATCTTCAGCGAAGGTGATTTTGTGGATGTTGTAGGTACTTCAAAAGGTAAAGGTTTCCAGGGTGTTGTAAAACGTCATGGTTTCGGTGGTGTTGGTGGACAAACTCACGGACAGCATAACAGAATGCGTGCGCCAGGTTCATTAGGTGCTGCATCTTATCCTGCACGTGTATTTAAAGGTATGCGTATGGCGGGTAGAATGGGTGGTGACAGAGTGAAAATTCAAAACTTACAAGTTTTGAAAGTTTATGCTGATCAAAACCTTGTTGTAGTTAGTGGTTCCATTCCAGGAGCTAAGGGTTCTTACGTAATCTTAGATAAGTAA
- the fusA gene encoding elongation factor G, producing MSRDLKFTRNIGIAAHIDAGKTTTTERILYYAGVNHKIGEVHEGASTMDWMVQEAERGITITSAATTVFWPYRGNKYQVNVIDTPGHVDFTVEVNRSLRVLDGLVFLFSAVDGVEPQSETNWRLANNYAVPRIGFVNKMDRSGADFLKVVKQVRDMLGSHAVPLQLPIGAEDSFTGVVDLINNRGIVWNEHDKGMTFTEVPIPADMEAEVAEWRENLLEAVADYDESLMEKFFDDPNSITEREILDALRKATLDAKIVPMVCGSSFKNKGVQTMLDLVMELLPSPMDVDGITGTNPDTGAEVTRQPDVNEPFAALAFKIATDPFVGRLCFIRVYSGNLEAGSYVYNARSENKERISRIFQMHANKQNPIPNVGAGDIAAVVGFKDIKTGDTLCDEKHPIILESMDFPEPVIGLAIEPKTQADIDKLGMGLSKLAEEDPTFRVQTDEETGQTVISGMGELHLDILIDRLRREFKVEVNQGAPQVAYKEAIHGSVQHRETYKKQSGGRGKFADIQVVISPIDADFEKGGLQFVNEITGGSIPREFIPSVEKGFAASMANGVLAGYPLPDMKVRLIDGSFHAVDSDALSFELAAKMAYREALPKCNPVLMEPIMKIEILTPEENMGDVIGDMNRRRGQLLGMDTRNGSQVIKATVPLSEMFGYVTQLRTITSGRATSTMEFDHYEPAPRNVQDEVVAKSKGRIKSAE from the coding sequence ATGTCAAGAGATTTAAAATTTACAAGAAATATTGGAATCGCGGCTCACATTGATGCGGGTAAAACCACAACAACTGAGCGTATCCTTTATTACGCCGGAGTAAATCACAAAATTGGTGAGGTACACGAAGGTGCGTCTACGATGGACTGGATGGTACAAGAAGCGGAACGTGGGATAACCATCACCTCTGCTGCAACAACCGTTTTCTGGCCTTACCGTGGTAACAAATATCAGGTAAACGTTATTGATACTCCTGGACACGTGGATTTTACCGTAGAGGTAAACCGTTCACTTCGTGTTTTGGATGGATTGGTATTCTTATTTTCAGCTGTTGATGGTGTTGAGCCTCAATCTGAAACTAACTGGCGTTTAGCTAACAACTATGCAGTTCCACGTATCGGTTTCGTTAACAAAATGGACCGTTCAGGAGCTGACTTCTTAAAAGTTGTTAAACAAGTAAGAGACATGCTGGGTAGCCATGCAGTTCCTTTGCAGTTACCAATTGGTGCAGAAGATAGCTTTACTGGCGTTGTTGATTTGATCAATAACCGTGGTATCGTTTGGAATGAGCATGATAAAGGAATGACCTTTACTGAAGTTCCAATTCCTGCTGACATGGAGGCTGAAGTTGCAGAATGGAGAGAGAATTTATTAGAAGCTGTAGCTGACTACGATGAGTCATTAATGGAGAAATTCTTTGATGATCCTAACTCAATCACTGAGCGTGAGATTCTTGATGCATTGCGTAAAGCAACTTTAGATGCGAAAATCGTTCCTATGGTTTGCGGTTCATCTTTCAAAAATAAAGGTGTTCAAACCATGTTGGATTTGGTTATGGAATTATTGCCTTCACCAATGGATGTGGACGGTATCACTGGTACTAACCCTGATACTGGTGCTGAAGTAACTCGTCAACCAGATGTAAATGAGCCGTTTGCAGCTTTAGCGTTTAAAATTGCAACCGATCCTTTCGTAGGTCGTTTGTGCTTTATCCGTGTTTACTCAGGTAACTTAGAAGCTGGTTCATACGTATATAATGCACGTTCTGAAAACAAAGAGCGTATTTCCCGTATCTTCCAAATGCATGCTAACAAGCAAAATCCAATTCCTAATGTAGGTGCTGGTGATATTGCTGCGGTAGTAGGATTTAAAGATATCAAAACAGGTGATACACTTTGTGATGAGAAACACCCAATCATTCTGGAATCTATGGATTTCCCTGAGCCGGTTATCGGTTTAGCTATTGAGCCTAAAACTCAAGCTGATATTGATAAATTAGGTATGGGATTATCTAAACTAGCTGAAGAAGATCCTACATTTAGAGTTCAAACTGACGAGGAAACTGGTCAGACTGTAATCTCTGGTATGGGTGAGCTTCACTTAGATATCTTAATTGACCGCTTAAGACGTGAGTTTAAAGTTGAGGTTAATCAAGGTGCGCCGCAAGTTGCTTATAAAGAGGCAATTCACGGATCGGTTCAACATCGTGAGACTTATAAAAAACAATCAGGTGGTCGTGGTAAATTCGCAGATATCCAGGTTGTTATTTCTCCAATCGATGCTGATTTTGAAAAAGGTGGTTTACAATTTGTAAATGAAATTACAGGTGGTTCAATCCCTCGTGAGTTTATCCCTTCTGTAGAGAAAGGATTTGCAGCATCTATGGCTAATGGAGTATTGGCTGGATACCCACTTCCGGACATGAAAGTTCGCTTAATTGATGGTTCATTCCACGCAGTCGATTCAGATGCTTTGTCATTCGAACTTGCTGCTAAAATGGCTTATCGTGAAGCATTACCAAAATGTAACCCTGTATTGATGGAGCCAATCATGAAAATCGAGATCTTAACCCCTGAAGAAAACATGGGTGATGTAATCGGTGACATGAACCGTCGTCGTGGTCAGCTTTTAGGTATGGATACACGTAATGGATCTCAGGTAATTAAAGCTACTGTGCCTCTTTCTGAAATGTTTGGTTATGTAACTCAGTTACGTACCATCACTTCTGGTCGTGCAACTTCAACTATGGAGTTTGATCACTACGAGCCAGCACCAAGAAACGTACAGGATGAAGTAGTTGCTAAATCAAAAGGCAGAATTAAATCCGCAGAATAA
- the rplW gene encoding 50S ribosomal protein L23, with the protein MEFLKKPILTEKASALTEKSNRFTFRVEHKANKLQIKQAIEKMYNVNILAINTMVVNGKMKSRNTKGGLVTGRSPKYKKAIVTLAAGETIDYYANI; encoded by the coding sequence ATGGAATTTTTAAAGAAACCAATATTAACAGAAAAAGCTTCTGCATTAACAGAAAAGTCTAACCGCTTTACTTTTAGAGTAGAACACAAAGCAAATAAATTGCAGATTAAGCAAGCCATAGAGAAAATGTACAACGTTAACATTTTAGCCATTAATACAATGGTTGTAAATGGTAAAATGAAGTCCAGAAACACTAAAGGTGGTTTAGTTACGGGTCGTAGCCCAAAATACAAGAAAGCGATTGTTACACTGGCAGCAGGCGAGACAATTGATTATTACGCGAATATTTAA
- a CDS encoding VF530 family DNA-binding protein, translating into MGAEQPNNPLHGKTLEFIVKQLVWHYGWPELGLLVRIDCFQNNPSLKSSLKFLRKTDWARKKVEKLYLNTFH; encoded by the coding sequence ATGGGAGCAGAACAACCAAATAATCCATTACATGGTAAAACACTGGAGTTTATTGTTAAACAGCTGGTATGGCATTATGGATGGCCGGAATTGGGACTATTGGTTCGCATTGATTGTTTTCAGAACAATCCAAGTCTGAAGTCAAGTTTGAAATTTCTGCGTAAAACGGATTGGGCGAGGAAAAAAGTGGAAAAACTTTATCTGAATACATTTCACTAA
- the rpsG gene encoding 30S ribosomal protein S7 — MRKSKPKKRIILPDPKFNDVQVTRFVNNMMYDGKKSIAYDIFYDAVELAEKKAGENGLEVWKRALTNVMPAVEVKSRRVGGANFQVPTEVRPDRKIALGMKWLISYARKRGEKTMKEKLAGEIVSAAKGEGAAVKKKEDTHKMAEANKAFSHFRF; from the coding sequence ATGAGAAAGTCAAAACCAAAAAAGAGAATTATCCTTCCTGATCCAAAATTTAACGATGTTCAGGTGACAAGGTTCGTAAACAATATGATGTATGATGGAAAAAAATCCATCGCATATGATATTTTTTATGATGCTGTAGAACTAGCTGAGAAAAAAGCTGGTGAGAACGGATTAGAAGTATGGAAACGTGCTTTAACAAATGTAATGCCTGCTGTTGAGGTTAAATCTCGTCGTGTAGGTGGTGCAAATTTCCAGGTACCTACAGAGGTAAGACCTGACCGTAAAATTGCTTTAGGCATGAAATGGTTAATTTCTTACGCTCGTAAACGTGGAGAAAAAACAATGAAGGAGAAATTAGCAGGTGAAATCGTTTCAGCAGCTAAAGGTGAAGGTGCAGCAGTGAAGAAAAAAGAAGATACGCATAAAATGGCTGAGGCTAACAAAGCGTTCTCTCATTTCCGTTTCTAA
- the rplD gene encoding 50S ribosomal protein L4, producing the protein MEVKVLNISGKETGAKVQLPESVFGITPVDHAIYLDVKQYLANQRQGTHKSKQRNEIAGSTRKLYKQKGTGGARAGSIKSPLFNGGGRVFGPQPRDYSFKLNKKLKQLARKSALTYKAQDNNVVVLEDFSFDSIKTKNYINLVSALNLAGEKTLLVLPSQNNNIYLSSRNIQKAKVITADQLNTYDVLNCGKLLFTADSLKTLEEAFAK; encoded by the coding sequence ATGGAAGTTAAAGTATTAAACATTTCAGGAAAAGAGACAGGTGCCAAGGTGCAACTTCCTGAGTCAGTATTTGGCATTACGCCTGTTGACCACGCGATCTATTTAGATGTTAAACAGTATTTGGCTAATCAACGTCAAGGTACTCATAAGTCTAAACAACGTAACGAAATCGCTGGTTCAACCCGTAAACTATACAAACAAAAAGGTACTGGTGGTGCTCGTGCCGGAAGTATTAAATCTCCATTGTTCAATGGTGGTGGTCGCGTGTTTGGTCCTCAGCCACGTGATTATAGTTTCAAATTGAATAAAAAATTAAAGCAACTAGCTCGTAAATCAGCATTGACTTACAAAGCTCAGGATAACAACGTTGTTGTTTTAGAAGACTTTAGTTTTGATTCAATCAAAACTAAAAACTACATCAATTTAGTTAGCGCTTTAAATTTAGCTGGCGAAAAGACATTGTTGGTTTTACCTTCACAAAATAACAATATCTATTTATCAAGCAGAAACATCCAGAAAGCGAAAGTGATTACTGCAGATCAGTTGAATACATATGATGTATTAAACTGTGGCAAGCTTTTGTTTACTGCTGATTCTCTTAAAACATTGGAGGAGGCATTTGCCAAGTAA
- the rpsJ gene encoding 30S ribosomal protein S10, whose amino-acid sequence MSQRIRIKLKSYDYNLVDKSAEKIVKTVKPTGAVVSGPIPLPTEKKIFTVLRSPHVNKKAREQFQLCAYKRLLDIYSSNSKTVDALMKLELPSGVEVEIKV is encoded by the coding sequence ATGAGCCAAAGAATCAGAATCAAATTAAAATCTTACGATTACAACTTGGTAGATAAATCTGCTGAGAAAATCGTTAAGACTGTTAAACCTACGGGTGCAGTAGTTAGCGGACCAATTCCGTTGCCTACAGAAAAGAAAATCTTCACTGTTTTACGTTCACCACACGTGAATAAAAAAGCACGTGAGCAGTTTCAGTTATGTGCTTACAAACGTTTGTTAGATATTTATAGCTCTAACTCTAAAACAGTTGATGCTTTAATGAAACTTGAATTACCTAGCGGTGTTGAAGTTGAAATCAAAGTTTAA
- a CDS encoding DUF1634 domain-containing protein — protein sequence MSSDKRNFFADRDIQVILGTLLRVGVIASMSVVMIGGLLYLFSDHAVLIDYRNFNPDKSGFSSIPAILIGLKDLDSKAIIQFGTLLLIFTPVARVVFSIFSFLIERDYLYVLIGLFVLSIILYSLSDKLVG from the coding sequence ATGAGTTCAGATAAGAGAAATTTCTTTGCAGACCGCGACATTCAGGTCATTCTGGGTACCTTGTTAAGGGTAGGGGTTATTGCATCTATGTCTGTGGTGATGATCGGAGGATTGCTTTATTTGTTCTCAGACCATGCGGTACTGATTGATTACCGTAATTTTAATCCAGATAAGTCTGGATTCTCTTCTATCCCTGCTATTCTAATCGGATTAAAAGATCTGGATTCAAAAGCGATCATTCAATTTGGTACATTGCTGTTGATTTTTACCCCCGTAGCCAGGGTTGTTTTTTCTATATTTAGTTTCCTTATTGAGCGTGATTACTTGTACGTTTTGATTGGTTTGTTCGTTTTATCTATAATCTTGTATAGCCTGAGTGACAAGTTAGTCGGATAA
- a CDS encoding sulfite exporter TauE/SafE family protein, translating into MSVLLFTIIVLAGAFLAGLVGSLTGLGGGVIIIPLLTLVLGVDIHYAIGASIVSVIATSSGSAAAYVKEGITNIRIGMFLEMATTISAIIGAVVTVYLDPSYIAVIFGLILLFSAAMMIVKKLDRSDNDTSGKLAMFFKLNGTYPTEEGVKKYAVHRVLGGFIMMFFAGIISGLLGIGSGALKVIAMDNIMRIPFKVSTTTSNFMMGVTAAASAIVYLHRGQIDPGIAMPVTIGVLCGATLGSKILVKTKTDKLKVVFAAVVTFLALQMIYNGLSGKL; encoded by the coding sequence ATGTCGGTATTACTATTCACAATTATAGTTTTAGCAGGAGCTTTTTTAGCTGGATTGGTTGGTTCGCTGACTGGTTTAGGGGGTGGGGTAATTATCATTCCATTGCTTACACTGGTACTTGGCGTGGATATTCATTACGCCATCGGCGCTTCTATTGTGTCTGTAATTGCGACTTCTTCAGGTTCGGCCGCCGCCTATGTAAAAGAAGGAATTACGAATATCAGGATCGGAATGTTCCTTGAGATGGCGACAACAATCAGTGCGATTATCGGTGCTGTAGTGACGGTATATCTTGATCCGAGCTATATTGCTGTTATTTTTGGTTTAATCCTCTTGTTTTCGGCTGCAATGATGATCGTAAAGAAACTAGACCGTTCCGATAATGATACTTCGGGAAAACTTGCAATGTTTTTTAAGCTAAATGGGACTTATCCCACGGAAGAGGGAGTGAAAAAGTATGCAGTCCACCGCGTACTTGGCGGATTTATCATGATGTTTTTTGCAGGCATTATTTCGGGTTTGCTGGGGATTGGATCAGGGGCATTGAAGGTAATTGCAATGGATAATATCATGAGAATTCCCTTTAAAGTTTCTACTACTACCAGTAATTTTATGATGGGGGTTACGGCTGCTGCAAGTGCAATAGTATACCTTCACCGCGGACAAATAGACCCGGGGATTGCGATGCCCGTAACTATAGGAGTGCTTTGTGGGGCTACTTTAGGATCAAAGATTCTGGTGAAAACCAAAACGGATAAATTGAAAGTAGTATTTGCGGCGGTCGTTACCTTTCTTGCGCTGCAAATGATTTATAATGGCTTATCAGGTAAATTATGA
- a CDS encoding PQQ-dependent sugar dehydrogenase: MEKSEEPRLKDIKLPEGFHIAVYSKVDNARSMALGSNGTVFVGNRDGNKVYALVDEDKDGVAEKTYIIAQGLKDMPNGIAFKDGSLYVAEVSRIWRFDQIEDHLSNPPKPVLVYDKLPKETHHGWKYLGFGPDGKLYFPIGAPCNICDNTDKDNRYASILRMNPDGTALEVFANGVRNSVGFDWNPLTKELWFTDNGRDMLGEDIPADELNRAEKAGMHFGYPFVHAGDILDPEFGKGKDPKNFSAPQQKLGAHVAALGMKFYTGDMFPKIYKNQILIPEHGSWNRKEPSGYRLMLVKLDGNKVLSYEPFATGWLKGGKAWGRPVDILQLPDGSILVSDDFANLVYRISYKN, encoded by the coding sequence ATGGAAAAATCCGAAGAACCCAGACTTAAGGATATCAAATTACCAGAGGGCTTCCATATAGCTGTTTATAGCAAGGTAGACAATGCCCGTTCTATGGCATTAGGTAGCAACGGAACCGTGTTTGTTGGTAATCGGGATGGCAACAAGGTCTATGCTTTAGTAGATGAAGATAAGGATGGGGTAGCGGAAAAAACCTATATCATTGCGCAAGGATTGAAAGATATGCCAAATGGAATCGCCTTCAAAGATGGCAGTTTATATGTAGCTGAGGTTAGCAGGATATGGCGCTTTGATCAGATAGAAGATCATCTTTCCAATCCTCCAAAACCGGTATTGGTATATGATAAGCTTCCTAAAGAGACCCACCATGGCTGGAAATACCTGGGTTTTGGGCCCGATGGAAAGCTTTACTTTCCAATCGGAGCACCCTGCAATATCTGTGACAATACGGATAAAGACAACAGATATGCCTCCATACTCCGCATGAACCCGGACGGAACAGCTCTTGAGGTTTTTGCCAACGGGGTACGGAACTCTGTTGGTTTCGACTGGAATCCCCTGACCAAAGAATTATGGTTTACAGATAATGGAAGAGACATGCTTGGCGAGGACATTCCTGCAGATGAGTTAAACCGTGCTGAAAAGGCCGGAATGCATTTTGGCTATCCTTTTGTACATGCAGGAGACATCTTAGATCCTGAATTCGGAAAGGGGAAAGACCCTAAAAATTTCAGCGCTCCACAACAAAAGCTCGGCGCACACGTAGCCGCATTGGGCATGAAATTCTATACTGGTGATATGTTTCCCAAGATCTATAAAAATCAGATCTTAATTCCTGAACATGGATCATGGAACCGCAAGGAACCATCTGGCTATCGCCTGATGCTGGTCAAGCTTGATGGCAATAAAGTCCTGAGCTATGAGCCTTTTGCCACGGGCTGGCTAAAAGGTGGAAAAGCATGGGGACGTCCTGTGGATATCCTTCAATTGCCGGATGGGTCGATTCTGGTATCAGATGATTTTGCTAACCTGGTTTACCGAATCTCCTATAAAAACTAA